The following nucleotide sequence is from Pseudoalteromonas xiamenensis.
TGTTGTCTTACTCGTCGGCCAGGTGCCTGATGAAGAGCTTCGAAGCCAAGTAGAAGCGTCCCTTAAAGAAGTGGACGGTATTCGTCAAATACACAATCAAATCCGCATCGGCAGTAATGTTGGGATCACCACTAAAACACATGACGTTTGGCTGACATCTAAAGTTAAATCACGTCTTTTGACGACTGAAAACGTGAGTTTCAACAACATTAAAGTTGTAACTGAAAATGGCGAAGTATTCTTGCTCGGCCTTGTAAGTCGAAATGAAGCTGGTCTCGCGGTAGACCTTGCGCGTAATATCAATGGAGTAGAACGCGTAGTGAAGGTATTTGAATACCTCTAGCCAACCCGCAGATAAATGAAGATACAAAAAAGCCCCTATTTTAGGGGCTTTTTTCGATGTGCGTGACTTATTTAATTATCCGTAGGTGTGAGCCTTTTTTCTTTTCAGGCTGACTCTCTGAAACACTTGGCTGTGTCTCTTCGGGTATTGTCTCTTCCAGCATTTCCTCTTCAAACGATTCAGCCGAAAATACAGTACCCTCACCATTTTCTCGAGCATATATGGCAAGCACTGCACCCATTGGTACATAAACTTGCATAGGCTGCCCTGAGAAACGTGCATTAAAACTTAATGCTTGATTATCTAAGCTAAACTGCATCACCGCAGATGGACTGATATTCAGTACGATTTGCCCATCTTGAACAAATTGAACCGGCACTTGCACGCCCGTGTAGTTTGCATTAACAACAATGTGCGGAGTGCACTGGTTATCGATAATCCAATCAAAAAACGCACGTAGCAAGTAAGGACGATTCGGGGTCATGTTCATTACGCACGGATCTCACGTTCTGCATCAGTAAGAGATGCTTTGAAAGATTCACGTTCGAACAAACGAACCATGTATTCTTTAAGCTCTTTACTACCAGCACCTGTTAACGAAATACCGAGTTCTGGTAAACGCCACAATAATGGAGCTAGGAAGCAATCAACTAAGCTGAACTCTTCACTCATAAAGTAAGGTGCTTCGTTGAAAATAGGAGCAATAGCAAGCAATGCTTCAGTTAACTCTCTACGAGCTTGCTCTGCATCGCTACCACCTGCAATTACTTTCTCTGCAAGGCTGTACCAATCATTTTCAATACGGTACATCATTAAGCGACTGCGACCACGCATTACAGGATATACAGGCATCAATGGAGGGTGAGGGAAACGCTCGTCTAGGTATTCGTTGATGATACTTGCTTGGTATAAACCCAATTCACGATCGATCAGTGTTGGAACCGTGCCGTAAGGGTTAATCTCATGCAGCGCTTCCGGCAGATTGTCCTTTTCAGCCAGATGAATATCAACACTTACTCCTTTTTCCGCAAGTACGATACGTACTTGGTGACTGTACATACAGTTTGCACCAGAAAACAGAGTCATTACAGGGCGCTTATTGGCAGCAATAGCCATGCCTACCTCCAAATTCATTACATAAGCAATTCTTAAACAGCAATAGGGGCACATGCCCCTATCACCAAATTACTGAAGTAGTTGTTCAATATTAATGAACATCTCTCCAGTATTCTTTCTTCAATAAGAAAGCAAGGATAAATAGGATCACAAGGAAACCTAATACTTTAATACCAATGCTTTCTGAAGTTAGACGAGTTGGTTCACCAACATACTCTAGGAAGTTTGTAATGTCACGAGCAGCTTGATCATATTCATCCGTGCTCAGTTCACCAGAACCATCCACTTCTGTACCCACTACTTTGGTTACTTTGTGGCCGTGCTCTTCAACTTCGTGTGTTACTGGTGTTGGAAGACCTTGTAACTCTTGAAGTACGTGTGGCATACCTACTGATGGGAACACGATATTGTTCACACCAAAAGGACGAGACTCGTCTTTATAGAATGATTTTAAATAGGTGTAGATGTAGTCTGGTGATTTAACACGAGCAATCAATGTTAAATCTGGTGGAGCTGCACCAAACCATTTTGCCGCATCTTCTTTCTTAACTGCGTTAAGGATGTGGCTACCTACTTTTGAACCATCAAAAATAAGCTGTTCTTTACCGATTTCCACAGGGATACCGATATCACGGAACGTACGCTCATAACGTTGATACTGCATTTGGTGACAACCAAGACAGTAGTTCATGAACAATTTTGCACCGCGTTGTAAAGACGCTTTATCTGTTAAGTCAATTTTTGCATGTTGTAGCTCAACGTCAGGACCTGAAGCCATTGAAAGCGTTGGCAAGAATGCGAATAAACCGATAATTAGCTTTTTCATCATTTCGTCAACCTCGTTGGTAATGGCTTAGTCTTTTCGTTTTTGCTGTAGAACCACAATAGTACGAAGAACATGAAGTACGTGATCGTCGTGATTTGTGATAACAACGTTTTGAAATCAGTTTGTGGAGTTGCACCAACCCAACCCAAGATTACGAACGTTACAACAAACTGCGCAATGTTCAACTTGTGGAAACCACAGCGGTAACGGATTGAGCGAACTGAACCACGGTCGATCCAAGGCAATAACGCAAGTGCCACGATTGACGCACCCATCGCGATAACACCGATTAGCTTATCAGGGATCGCACGCAGAATCGCATAGAATGGCGTGAAGTACCATACTGGGAAAATGTGCGCAGGTGTTTTCAGCGGGTTAGCTGGTTCAAAGTTTGGCGCTTCTAAGAAGAAACCACCCATCTCTGGTGAGAAGAATACAATCCAACAGAAAATAAGAAGGAAACCAACCACACCAACAATGTCTTTCACTGTGTAATACGGGTGGAATGGAATAGCATCAACAATGTCTTTCTTATTTGTATAGTATTCGTGGAACTTGAATTTTGGTTTATCTTCTTCAGCAACAGAACCTTTCTTGCGTTTGATTTCAACGCCATCTGGGTTGTTTGAACCTACTTCGTGAAGTGCAACAATGTGAAGGAAGACCAAAATAACAAGCACAAGTGGAAGCGCGATTACGTGTAGTGCGAAGAAGCGGTTAAGCGTTGCACCCGAAATTACGTAGTCACCACGGATCCATTCAGTTAAGTCACCACCAATGACCGGAATTGCACCGAACAGATTGATGATTACCTGAGCACCCCAGAATGACATTTGGCCCCATGGAAGTAAGTAACCCATGAATGCTTCTGCCATAAGCGCTAAGAAAATAAACATACCGAACAACCACAATAGTTCACGTGGTTTTTGGTAAGAACCGTAGATCATTCCACGGAACATGTGCAGATAAACTACGATAAAGAATGCAGACGCACCCGTTGAGTGCAAGTAACGTAGTAACCAACCATATTCAACATCACGCATGATGTATTCAACAGAAGCAAACGCGCCTTCTGATGAAGGAACGAAGTTCATTGTCAACCAAATACCAGTAACGATCTGGTTAACAAGTACTAACATAGCTAGCGAGCCAAAGAAATACCAGAAGTTAAAGTTCTTTGGTGCTGGATATTGGGCGATGTGCATATTCCAGACACGAGTCATTGGAATACGGTCATCAATCCAGTTGATGATAGTGCCAAACATTACGCAACCCCTTGTTCTTCACCGATAATAATGGTGGTTTCATCTAAGAAAGTATACGGAGGAACTTCTAGGTTTAATGGTGCAGGTACAGATTGGAAGACGCGTCCCGCCATATCAAACTTAGAACCATGACATGGGCAGAAGAAACCATCTTCGGTACCTTCAACCTTCTCACCAAAGCTACCTTCAAGGAACGATGGAGAACAACCTAAGTGTGTACAAATACCAACCGCGATGAAAATCTCAGGGCGCTTTGAACGGTAAGGGTTTTTTGCAGATTCAAGTTGTTGTGGTTCTTCTGAACCTGGATCTTTCAACTTGTTCTCATGAGCTTTCATTTGCTCTAGCATCTTAGGCGTACGGTATACAACCCAAACAGGTTTACCTCGCCATTCAACACGAATTAGTTGCCCTGGTTCAAGTTTGCTGATATCTACTTCTACAGGCGCACCCGCAGATTTAGCTCGCTCACTTGGATTCCAAGACGCTATAAAAGGAACAGCAGCACCAACCGCACCCACACCACCTACAACCGAGGTAGCAATGGTTAAGAAGCGACGTCGGCTGTTGTCTACAGGCGCATTGCTCATCCACTTATCTCCACTATGATCCTCAACACTTGCTATATTGAGAAAATCAGTTACAGCAGGTTAATTTTCAAGAAATTACAAAATAGAAGCGATCATAAAGAAAAGCCTTGATTAAAACAAGGTTATTCCTATTTTCTACCCGCACAAATACGGTCTTTCCCAATTTTTAAAACGTTCTTCTGGGAAGGACTTCGCATGGTAACACTTCTAGGTTCACAATTTACTGACCAAGATCAACGAGACTACAACGCTCAAGGTCGTAAGCCTTGATCTTATTCACATTACTTGCCACGCAATTGTAGCAAAAAAAATATCCATAGGGGTGAAGGAATCGACATTTATTCTGTTAAAAATGCGAAAAATATTGAAAATTCTGAATATAAGGAAAAAGAAAAGATTTAAAAAACAAAAACCCAGCAAAAGCTGGGTTTTTGAATTCTGAAACGTAATAAATTAACGCTTAGAGAATTGTGTCTTCTTACGTGCTTTCTTAAGACCCACTTTCTTACGCTCAACTTTACGAGCGTCGCGAGTAACAAAGCCAGCTTTACGAAGTGTTGAACGAAGAGAATCGTCAAACTCCATAAGCGCACGAGTAATACCGTGACGGATTGCACCAGCTTGACCAGTGATACCACCACCTTCTACAGTGACGTATAGGTCAAACTTCTCAGTCATTTCAACTAGCTCAAGAGGTTGACGAACAACCATACGAGCAGTTTCACGACCGAAGTACTCTTCTAAAGAGCGCTTATTGATTACGATGTTGCCAGTGCCTGGGCGTAGGAATACGCGAGCACTTGAACTTTTACGACGACCTGTACCGTAGTATTGATTTGCCATGTTAGTGCTCCTTAAATGTCAAGAACCTGAGGCTGCTGCGCAGCGTGGTTGTGAGTGCTACCTGCGTAAACTTTAAGTTTACGGAACATTTCACGACCCAAAGGACCACGTGGTAACATACCTTTAACTGCTTTTTCGATAATCATTTCAGGCTTTGCAGCTTGAAGCTTAGCGAAGTTTACAGACTTAAGGCCACCTGGGTAACCAGAGTGAGCGTAGTACATTTTGTCTTCGAATTTGTTACCTGTTACAGTAACTTTCTCAGCGTTGATAACGATGATGTAATCACCAGTATCTACGTGTGGAGTGTACTCAGCTTTATGCTTACCGCGAAGGCGACGAGCGATTTCAGTAGCAATACGACCTAAAGTTTTACCTTCAGCGTCAACTACGTACCAGTCACGTTTTACTGTTTCTGGTTTAGCAACAAACGTTTTCATTTATAAAAATCCAATGTTTCAATTAAAACCACAGGCAGAATTAACTGCCGCTCTACTATTGGTGCTTTAACCCCTTCGAGTTGAAGACTTTATACCCTGACGCCAGAGGCTAAACCGACGAAAGGAATAGAACGCAACGTGGCAGGCCGCGAATTATAGCAGCAGAAAAGACACCTGACTAGAGGCTGGTGCTTTTTTCCACATAAATTTCTCGAAGGGAATAAAAGGTTATGCGAGGTGTTCTCTCGCTAAATACTCTAACGATTGCATTTCCTGCAAACGGCTGATGCAACGTTTGAACTCAAAGTTCAAAGTACCCTGTGTATACAGGGTTTCAATCGGTGCTGCAGCAGAGATAATCAATTTGACGTGGCGCTCGTAAAACTCATCCACTAATGCAATAAAACGTCTTGCAGCATCATCATTTTGCTGCCCCATTTGTTTCACATTAGAAATCAAAACGGTGTTATATAGACGACTGATCTCCATATAATCAACTTGGCTTCTAGCTGTTTCACAGATTGAAGAAAAATCAAACAGTACGACACCATCTGCTACTTTGCGCGTTTTGATTAAACGCCCTTCAA
It contains:
- the dolP gene encoding division/outer membrane stress-associated lipid-binding lipoprotein; its protein translation is MNTKIKLATVLCTVALLQGCAAAVVAGTAGAVTAATDRRTIGAQIDDNNIEIKATFAIKSINDTAKDANISVVSVNGVVLLVGQVPDEELRSQVEASLKEVDGIRQIHNQIRIGSNVGITTKTHDVWLTSKVKSRLLTTENVSFNNIKVVTENGEVFLLGLVSRNEAGLAVDLARNINGVERVVKVFEYL
- a CDS encoding ClpXP protease specificity-enhancing factor, giving the protein MTPNRPYLLRAFFDWIIDNQCTPHIVVNANYTGVQVPVQFVQDGQIVLNISPSAVMQFSLDNQALSFNARFSGQPMQVYVPMGAVLAIYARENGEGTVFSAESFEEEMLEETIPEETQPSVSESQPEKKKGSHLRIIK
- the sspA gene encoding stringent starvation protein SspA, translating into MAIAANKRPVMTLFSGANCMYSHQVRIVLAEKGVSVDIHLAEKDNLPEALHEINPYGTVPTLIDRELGLYQASIINEYLDERFPHPPLMPVYPVMRGRSRLMMYRIENDWYSLAEKVIAGGSDAEQARRELTEALLAIAPIFNEAPYFMSEEFSLVDCFLAPLLWRLPELGISLTGAGSKELKEYMVRLFERESFKASLTDAEREIRA
- a CDS encoding cytochrome c1, encoding MMKKLIIGLFAFLPTLSMASGPDVELQHAKIDLTDKASLQRGAKLFMNYCLGCHQMQYQRYERTFRDIGIPVEIGKEQLIFDGSKVGSHILNAVKKEDAAKWFGAAPPDLTLIARVKSPDYIYTYLKSFYKDESRPFGVNNIVFPSVGMPHVLQELQGLPTPVTHEVEEHGHKVTKVVGTEVDGSGELSTDEYDQAARDITNFLEYVGEPTRLTSESIGIKVLGFLVILFILAFLLKKEYWRDVH
- a CDS encoding cytochrome b, encoding MFGTIINWIDDRIPMTRVWNMHIAQYPAPKNFNFWYFFGSLAMLVLVNQIVTGIWLTMNFVPSSEGAFASVEYIMRDVEYGWLLRYLHSTGASAFFIVVYLHMFRGMIYGSYQKPRELLWLFGMFIFLALMAEAFMGYLLPWGQMSFWGAQVIINLFGAIPVIGGDLTEWIRGDYVISGATLNRFFALHVIALPLVLVILVFLHIVALHEVGSNNPDGVEIKRKKGSVAEEDKPKFKFHEYYTNKKDIVDAIPFHPYYTVKDIVGVVGFLLIFCWIVFFSPEMGGFFLEAPNFEPANPLKTPAHIFPVWYFTPFYAILRAIPDKLIGVIAMGASIVALALLPWIDRGSVRSIRYRCGFHKLNIAQFVVTFVILGWVGATPQTDFKTLLSQITTITYFMFFVLLWFYSKNEKTKPLPTRLTK
- the petA gene encoding ubiquinol-cytochrome c reductase iron-sulfur subunit, yielding MSNAPVDNSRRRFLTIATSVVGGVGAVGAAVPFIASWNPSERAKSAGAPVEVDISKLEPGQLIRVEWRGKPVWVVYRTPKMLEQMKAHENKLKDPGSEEPQQLESAKNPYRSKRPEIFIAVGICTHLGCSPSFLEGSFGEKVEGTEDGFFCPCHGSKFDMAGRVFQSVPAPLNLEVPPYTFLDETTIIIGEEQGVA
- the rpsI gene encoding 30S ribosomal protein S9; translated protein: MANQYYGTGRRKSSSARVFLRPGTGNIVINKRSLEEYFGRETARMVVRQPLELVEMTEKFDLYVTVEGGGITGQAGAIRHGITRALMEFDDSLRSTLRKAGFVTRDARKVERKKVGLKKARKKTQFSKR
- the rplM gene encoding 50S ribosomal protein L13 yields the protein MKTFVAKPETVKRDWYVVDAEGKTLGRIATEIARRLRGKHKAEYTPHVDTGDYIIVINAEKVTVTGNKFEDKMYYAHSGYPGGLKSVNFAKLQAAKPEMIIEKAVKGMLPRGPLGREMFRKLKVYAGSTHNHAAQQPQVLDI